The Corynebacterium halotolerans YIM 70093 = DSM 44683 region GAGCCCTCGCCGGCGTCGTCGCCGTCAACGTCAGCGTCAGCCTCAGCGTTGGAGGAGCCCTCGAGGTAGGAGGACAGGTTGTTCAGGTTGCCCTCGGGGCCCTCAGCCACATCGCCGGTCTCCGGATCAAAGGCGTCGTAACCGAAGAGCTCACGGAGTGCGTCGAAGATGTCCTCGATGGCGCCACCGAAGGTGGAGAAGTTGTCGAGCTGCTCCTGAATGAAAGAAAGATCCATGGATATGTCTCCTTGAGAGGGACCAGCAGGAAGCTGGTGAAGTTTCCAGATTGCTGACACCCCTCAGGGCGTCACAAGAAGATATTTTGTCACAAATCGGTTACTCGTCAAGCGTGATACACAGGTTTAGTTACGGTTTCTGCGACCGAAACGTTATCCCCCTATTGTTAACCTTTCAGACCCCATCCCAGCGCAAACGGAGTGACCTGCAGGAATGGCATAATAAAAGTTAACGGAGGGTTAACGAAAACGATATGCCGTAACACCTCGCAGCTACCGCTCGATTTAGAGGCCCGCTAGCGCCGAAAAAATATTTCCCCCTCCCCCCATTCCGGGGGTAAGGCAACCCTAATTTTCGCTGGCACGACAACATAGGCGGCGGATACATTCCCTGCCGCAGCCGCAATTCACCGTCCTCAACCATACCGCAGCCCGCCCACCCCGCGCCCGGAAATGCGACGACGCCGCGGGGCCGCACGCCCCTTGAGAGCGTGGCCCCGCGGCGTCGCGAAGCAGGCGGCCCGCCAACAGCGCTCAGGGCGCTCTCAGGCTGGCCGGCACAACGGGCCTAGAAGCCCATGCCGCCCATGGCGTCGGCGTCCGGCATGCCGCCACCGGCACCGGCCGGCTGCGGCTTGTCGGCGACGACGGCCTCGGTGGTCAGGAACAGAGCCGCGATGGAGGCGGCGTTCTGCAGCGCCGAGCGGGTGACCTTGACCGGGTCATTGATGCCGGCGGCCATCAGGTCGACGTACTCGCCGGTGGCGGCGTTGAGGCCCTCACCGGCGGGCAGGCCGGCGACCTTGTCGGCGACGACGCCGGCCTCGAGGCCCGCGTTGGAGGCGATCTGCTTCAGCGGGGAGGACAGGGCCTCGCGGACGATCTTGACGCCCGTGGCCTCGTCGCCGTGCAGCTCCAGGTCGTTCTCCAGGACGCTGGCGGCCTGCAGCAGGGCCACGCCACCACCGGCGACGATACCCTCGTCGACAGCGGCCTTGGCGTTGCGCACGGCGTCCTCGATGCGGTGCTTGCGCTCCTTGAGCTCGACCTCGGTGGCGGCACCGACCTTGAGGACGGCGACACCGCCGGCCAGCTTGGCCAGGCGCTCCTGCAGCTTCTCGCGGTCGTAGTCGGAGTCGGAGTTGTCGATCTCGGCGCGGATCTGCTTGACCCGGCCCTCGATCTGCTCCTGGCTGCCGGCGCCCTGGACGATGGTGGTCTCATCCTTGGTGATGACGACCTTGCGGGCCTGGCCGAGCAGCGGCAGGTCAGCGGTCTCCAGGGACAGGCCGACCTCCTCGGAGATGACCTGGCCACCGGTGAGGATGGCCATGTCCTGCAGCTGGGCCTTGCGGCGGTCGCCGAAGCCCGGGGCCTTGACGGCAACGGACTTGAAGGTGCCGCGGATCTTGTTGACCACGAGGGTGGACAGGGCCTCGCCCTCGACGTCCTCGGCGATGATCAGCAGCGGCTTGTTGGACTGCATGACCTTCTCGAGCAGCGGCACGAGATCCTTGATGTTGGAGATCTTGGAGGAGACCAGGAGGATGTACGGATCCTCGAGGACGGCTTCCTGGCGCTCCATGTCGGTGGCGAAGTAGCCGGAGATGTAGCCCTTGTCGAAGCGCATACCCTCGGTGACCTCGAGCTCGACACCGAAGGTGTTGGACTCCTCGACGGTGATGACGGAGTCCTTGTTCACCTGGCCGTTGCCCACGGCGTACATGGCGCGGGCGATCTGCTTGCCGATCTCCGGATCGGCGGCGGAGATGCCGGCGGTCTGTGCGATCTGCTCCTCGGTCTCGACCTCCTTGGAGGCGGACAGGAGTGCCTCGGTGACCTTCTCCACGGCGGTCTCGATGCCGCGCTTGATGCCCATCGGGTTGGAGCCGGCGGCAACGTTGCGCAGACCCTCCTTGACCAGGGCCTGGGCGAGAACGGTGGCGGTGGTGGTGCCGTCGCCGGCGACGTCGTCGGTCTTCTTGGCGACCTCCTTGACCAGCTCGGCACCGATCTTCTCGTAGGGGTCCTCGAGCTCGATCTCACGGGCGATGGATACGCCGTCGTTGGTGATGACCGGGGCGCCCCAGCCGCGCTCGAGAACGACGTTGCGGCCCTTGGGGCCGAGGGTGACCTTGACGGCGTCGGCCAGGGTGTTCAGGCCGCGCTCGAGACCACGACGAGCTTCCTCGTCGAAGGCGATGATCTTTGCCATGTGTTTGTGCTCCTCGTTGTATATAGGACGACACTCACGTCTGCGCTCCAGGCAGGCGCCCGCGACGGCATGGTCGGTGAGTGTGAACCAACCTCACCCGCTGAAGACTTTCAGTTCATCTGGCACTCGGACTATTCAAGTGCCAGCCTCCGTTTTAGCAGTCGGACACCCCGAGTGCAAGGCATGCCGGGGGCGGCGGGCGGTAACGTGGACCCCCATGAGCAACCCAGTCAACACCGATGCCGTCCGCAGCCATGTGACCACCCAACGCGAGCGTATCTTCTCCGACCTCTCCGCGCTCGTGGCCTTCAACTCCGTGCACGCCCAGCCCGGCCTGGAGGACCAGACCGAGGGCGCCGCGGAGTGGGTGCGCCACGCGCTCACCGAGGCCGGCCTTGAGGTCGAGGCCATCGAGACCGTCGACGGCTCCACCGCCCTGATCGGGCGTCGTGAGGCGGCCGAGGGCATGCCCACCGTCCTCCTCTACTCCCACTACGACGTCGTGCCGGCGGGCAACCCCGCCGAGTGGATCTCCGATCCGTTCACCCTGACCGAGCGCGACGGCCGCTGGTACGGCCGCGGTGCCGCCGACTGCAAGGGCAACCTCGTCATGCACCTGGCCGCCCTGCGCGCCGTCGAGGCCGCCGGCGGCACCGGCCTGGGCCTGACCGTCGTGATCGAGGGCTCCGAGGAGCGCGGCGGCGAGGGTCTCGACGCTCTGCTGGCCGAGCGCCCCGAGCTGTTCG contains the following coding sequences:
- a CDS encoding PorH family porin → MDLSFIQEQLDNFSTFGGAIEDIFDALRELFGYDAFDPETGDVAEGPEGNLNNLSSYLEGSSNAEADADVDGDDAGEGSSLPGSSEENGAENGDGDDAEGDA
- the groL gene encoding chaperonin GroEL (60 kDa chaperone family; promotes refolding of misfolded polypeptides especially under stressful conditions; forms two stacked rings of heptamers to form a barrel-shaped 14mer; ends can be capped by GroES; misfolded proteins enter the barrel where they are refolded when GroES binds); the encoded protein is MAKIIAFDEEARRGLERGLNTLADAVKVTLGPKGRNVVLERGWGAPVITNDGVSIAREIELEDPYEKIGAELVKEVAKKTDDVAGDGTTTATVLAQALVKEGLRNVAAGSNPMGIKRGIETAVEKVTEALLSASKEVETEEQIAQTAGISAADPEIGKQIARAMYAVGNGQVNKDSVITVEESNTFGVELEVTEGMRFDKGYISGYFATDMERQEAVLEDPYILLVSSKISNIKDLVPLLEKVMQSNKPLLIIAEDVEGEALSTLVVNKIRGTFKSVAVKAPGFGDRRKAQLQDMAILTGGQVISEEVGLSLETADLPLLGQARKVVITKDETTIVQGAGSQEQIEGRVKQIRAEIDNSDSDYDREKLQERLAKLAGGVAVLKVGAATEVELKERKHRIEDAVRNAKAAVDEGIVAGGGVALLQAASVLENDLELHGDEATGVKIVREALSSPLKQIASNAGLEAGVVADKVAGLPAGEGLNAATGEYVDLMAAGINDPVKVTRSALQNAASIAALFLTTEAVVADKPQPAGAGGGMPDADAMGGMGF